From Demequina capsici, one genomic window encodes:
- a CDS encoding LysE family transporter, with product MTGALVAGIVAGLAVAIPVGAIAVLVIYQSAEHGLRTGAAAALGTASADGVYSIVAVVLGAAVAPLVASVQTPLRVVSAVTLAGLAFAMLRPVWTPTRPAMPSGVARAVATPWRTYLVFLGLTMANPTTVIYFAALVAGATLGPDPATADRFAFVLGVLGASAVWQLTLALLGSALRRLLMTPGARRWSALIGGVLVLGLAVKVAMGW from the coding sequence GTGACCGGCGCGCTTGTCGCGGGCATCGTCGCGGGTCTCGCGGTCGCGATCCCGGTGGGTGCCATCGCGGTCCTCGTCATCTACCAGTCGGCTGAGCATGGGTTACGCACCGGCGCTGCGGCGGCTCTGGGCACGGCTTCCGCCGACGGGGTGTACTCGATCGTCGCCGTCGTGCTCGGTGCGGCGGTGGCTCCCCTGGTGGCCTCGGTGCAGACTCCGCTGCGGGTCGTGTCCGCCGTGACGCTCGCGGGTCTCGCCTTCGCGATGCTGCGACCGGTCTGGACGCCGACGCGTCCCGCGATGCCGTCGGGCGTGGCGCGCGCGGTGGCGACGCCGTGGCGGACGTACCTCGTGTTCCTGGGTCTCACCATGGCGAACCCGACGACCGTGATCTACTTCGCCGCCCTGGTGGCCGGCGCGACGCTCGGGCCGGATCCCGCGACCGCCGACCGGTTCGCGTTCGTGCTCGGCGTCCTCGGCGCGTCCGCGGTGTGGCAGCTCACGCTCGCGCTGCTGGGCTCCGCGCTGCGCAGGCTTCTCATGACTCCGGGCGCGCGTCGCTGGTCCGCGCTGATCGGCGGTGTGCTCGTGCTGGGTCTGGCAGTCAAGGTCGCCATGGGCTGGTGA
- a CDS encoding quinone oxidoreductase family protein → MTTIVTAPSFGGPEVLTLEETDLQAPGPQQVAIKVRAIGVNPADCKHRAGRFGGSVPVRLGSEAAGVVTAVGEGVTDVSVGDEVIAYRAPGAYATDLVVPRRAVVPKPVSLAWVDAAALLLAGVTAVHALEATHVGADDTVLIHGAAGGVGQMAVQLARLRGARVIGTAGPSGAAIVSDLGGEATPYGDGLAERVTALAPQGVTVALDLIGTDEALAASLAVVDDRERIASIVPRAAAMDAGIQVLGGGAGADPGTQIREAARVELTRLAAEGAIRVKVVRTFRLADVAEAHRFLERGHADGKVVLLP, encoded by the coding sequence ATGACGACGATCGTGACGGCTCCCTCGTTCGGCGGGCCAGAGGTCCTCACCCTCGAGGAGACGGACCTGCAGGCGCCAGGCCCGCAGCAGGTCGCGATCAAGGTCAGGGCCATCGGCGTGAACCCTGCCGACTGCAAGCACCGTGCCGGCAGGTTCGGCGGCAGCGTCCCGGTCCGGCTCGGGTCCGAGGCGGCGGGCGTCGTCACGGCCGTCGGTGAGGGCGTGACCGATGTCTCCGTGGGTGACGAGGTCATCGCGTACAGGGCGCCAGGCGCCTACGCGACGGATCTCGTCGTACCGCGCAGGGCGGTCGTGCCCAAGCCTGTCTCCCTCGCGTGGGTGGACGCTGCCGCTCTGCTACTCGCTGGGGTGACCGCCGTGCACGCGCTCGAGGCCACACACGTCGGCGCCGACGACACGGTGCTGATCCACGGTGCCGCAGGGGGAGTCGGGCAGATGGCCGTGCAGCTGGCGCGCCTGCGCGGCGCGCGCGTGATCGGCACGGCGGGGCCTTCGGGTGCTGCGATCGTGTCCGACCTCGGCGGTGAAGCCACACCGTACGGTGATGGCCTCGCGGAGCGGGTGACGGCGCTGGCGCCTCAGGGCGTGACGGTCGCCCTCGATCTGATCGGCACGGACGAGGCGCTCGCCGCCTCGCTCGCCGTGGTCGACGACCGGGAGCGCATCGCGTCCATCGTGCCCCGGGCGGCGGCCATGGATGCCGGGATCCAGGTGCTGGGCGGCGGTGCCGGCGCTGATCCCGGAACGCAGATCCGCGAGGCCGCGCGCGTCGAGCTGACGCGACTCGCGGCGGAGGGCGCGATCCGCGTGAAGGTGGTGCGCACGTTCAGGCTCGCCGACGTGGCCGAGGCTCATCGCTTCCTCGAGCGCGGGCATGCGGACGGCAAGGTGGTGCTCCTGCCGTAG
- a CDS encoding antitoxin Xre/MbcA/ParS toxin-binding domain-containing protein, whose translation MNGTPPLSQLAAELESQMGPTIAQAVTGVDPTGSARLASQVRLAHATWTVAFTAMGRDRAIEWITKPNPLLGGRTPLCAIRDLDAAALHCATVLVAYSHRV comes from the coding sequence ATGAACGGGACTCCGCCGTTGTCCCAGCTCGCGGCCGAGCTGGAGAGTCAGATGGGGCCGACCATCGCCCAGGCGGTGACCGGCGTGGATCCGACGGGAAGCGCGCGTCTGGCCAGCCAGGTGAGGCTTGCGCACGCCACCTGGACCGTCGCCTTCACGGCGATGGGCCGCGATCGGGCGATCGAGTGGATCACGAAGCCGAATCCGCTGCTCGGGGGCCGCACACCGCTGTGCGCGATCCGTGATCTCGACGCCGCCGCATTGCACTGCGCGACAGTGCTCGTGGCGTACTCGCACCGGGTCTGA
- a CDS encoding zinc-ribbon domain-containing protein, protein MGIFTRPSLATRWPDLAKEFDLERNAPLTADDVSARSMKRVWWTSPTCGHSWQDSPRGRTGQTPRDCQVCGGGGSGFVPREPGAEASLNPGLRGGPIVP, encoded by the coding sequence ATGGGTATCTTCACGCGTCCGTCGCTTGCGACGCGGTGGCCCGACCTGGCCAAGGAGTTCGACCTGGAGCGCAACGCGCCCCTGACTGCTGACGACGTCTCGGCGCGCTCGATGAAGCGGGTGTGGTGGACGTCGCCGACGTGCGGGCACTCATGGCAGGACTCCCCGCGCGGCCGCACCGGGCAGACCCCGCGCGACTGCCAGGTGTGCGGCGGTGGCGGTTCAGGGTTCGTCCCGCGCGAGCCTGGCGCCGAGGCGTCGCTCAATCCGGGCCTTCGCGGCGGTCCGATCGTCCCCTGA